A single genomic interval of Pseudopipra pipra isolate bDixPip1 chromosome 29, bDixPip1.hap1, whole genome shotgun sequence harbors:
- the LOC135403988 gene encoding keratin, type I cytoskeletal 9-like encodes MCFLWLKKLYRCLRAKCAHRRRGYSRDISLHHGGFCSGSFSDPLGRASFSCGREGSVTYTRRPSYSPRPSYCPPVPASPPYSVSGGYTCGGGGSVVIPGGGCGGTAGWGGTGGTVPVYAPRGGGGDWGHSLGGEGGSTLHPGDLGGGSGYGFPAPPSDASAGGGTGGPGYYSGGSGYAPGGVSGPELSPGGGGCSQVLQQKCPVVVPSTKSQQCKQKSHWPPGQKK; translated from the exons ATGTGTTTCCTATGGCTCAAGAAG CTTTACCGGTGCCTCCGAGCCAAATGTGCCCACAGGCGCCGGGGCTACTCCAGGGACATCTCCCTGCACCACGGAGGGTTCTGCTCCGGGAGCTTCTCCGACCCCCTCGGACGCGCCTCCTTCTCCTGTGGTAGGGAAGGCTCAGTCACCTACACCCGGAGACCTTCCTACAGCCCACGACCCTCCTACTGCCCCCCCGTGCCGGCGTCCCCCCCCTACAGCGTTTCGGGGGGCTACACGTGTGGCGGGGGGGGCTCCGTGGTGATCcccggcgggggctgcgggggcacGGCCggctgggggggcacggggggcacagTCCCCGTTTATGCCCCcagggggggaggaggggactGGGGTCACAGCCTGGGGGGCGAGGGGGGGTCCACCCTCCACCCTGGGGATTTGGGAGGAGGGTCCGGATACGGattccctgccccccccagCGATGCCTCGGCaggggggggcactgggggaccGGGGTACTACAGTGGAGGGTCTGGCTACGCCCCCGGGGGGGTCTCGGGCCCAGAGCTCAGCCCCGGGGGGGGTGGGTGCtcccaggtgctgcagcagaagTGCCCCGTGGTCGTTCCCAGCACCAAGAGCCAGCAGTGCAAACAGAAAAGCCACTGGCCCCCCGGGCAGAAGAAGTGA
- the LOC135403993 gene encoding uncharacterized protein LOC135403993 — translation MCSRQSSGGCHGMSSQSSGCHSGGSSCHGGSSSSYQSQGSSCCGSSSGYGLGGGYGGGSSGGKVIIGGGSSGGSSGCCSGGSSGGCGIGGGYGGGSSGGKVIIGGGGSSGGCSGYGTGGGYGGGSSGSKSIIVGGGSGGGSSGCCSGGSSCGLGGGYGGGYGGYGSSGSKTITVGGGSGGCSGGYGVGGGYGGGYSGSKSIIGGGISGGSSGCCSGGSSGYGIGGGYGGGSSGAKVIIGGGSSGGGSSGYGIGGGYGGGYGGGSSGSKSIIVGGGGGGSSGYCGGGYSYGVGGGYGGGSSGSKTIIVGGGSGGSSGYCGGGSSYGIGGGCGGGSSGGKIIVGGGGGSSGCCGGGSGGSSSGQTIIISSGGSSQSSQQKCPIAIPSISHQSKQSCCFPSGQK, via the exons ATGTGCTCCAGACAAAGCTCCGGAGGCTGCCACGGGATGTCCTCCCAGTCCAGTGGGTGCCACAGCGGGGGCTCCTCATGCCACGggggcagctcctccagctaCCAGTCCCAGGGCTCCTCCTGCTGCGGGAGCTCCTCTGGCTATGGCCTGGGAGGGGGGTATGGTGGTGGGTCCTCAGGAGGCAAAGTCATCATTGGAG GAGGAAGCAGTGGAGGATCCTCTGGATGCTGCAGTGGAGGATCCAGCGGTGGCTGTGGGATAGGGGGAGGATATGGTGGTGGGTCCTCAGGAGGCAAGGTCATCATTGGAGGTGGAGGTTCCAGTGGAGGGTGTTCAGGCtatgggacaggaggagggtaCGGTGGTGGCTCTTCAGGATCAAAGAGCATCATTGTGGGTGGAGGCAGTGGTGGAGGTTCCTCTGGATGCTGCAGTGGAggatccagctgtgggctgggaggaggatACGGGGGTGGTTATGGTGGTTATGGCTCTTCAGGGTCAAAGACCATCACTGTAGGTGGAGGCAGTGGAGGATGCAGTGGTGGCTACGGCGTGGGAGGAGGGTACGGGGGTGGATATTCAGGATCAAAGAGCATCATTGGAGGTGGAATCAGTGGGGGTTCCTCTGGATGCTGCAGTGGGGGATCCTCAGGATATGGCATAGGAGGAGGATACGGAGGTGGTTCCTCAGGAGCAAAGGTCATAATTGGAGGGGGAAGCAGTGGTGGAGGTTCCTCAGGATATGGGATAGGAGGAGGATATGGTGGTGGTTATGGTGGTGGATCTTCAGGATCAAAGAGCATCATTGTAGGTGGAGGTGGTGGAGGTTCCTCTGGATACTGTGGTGGAGGGTACAGCTATGGAGTGGGAGGAGGGTACGGTGGTGGATCATCAGGGTCAAAGACCATCATTGTGGGAGGAGGCAGTGGAGGCTCCTCTGGATACTGTGGGGGAGGATCCAGCTATGGCATAGGAGGAGGATGTGGTGGGGGTTCTTCAGGAGGGAAGATCATCgtgggaggtggtggaggaTCCTCTGGATGCTGCGGGGGAGGATCCGGGGGCAGCTCCTCGGGCCAGACCATCATCATCAGCTCTGGAGGGTCCTCCCAGTCCTCCCAGCAGAAGTGCCCCATCGCCATCCCCAGCATATCCCACCAGtccaagcagagctgctgcttcccctccGGCCAGAAGTGa
- the LOC135403992 gene encoding loricrin-like, translated as MCSRQSCHGMSGGCHSCCCCHGGSSSSYQSQGSSCCGGSGGGGGGSCCGGGSGGGSQKIIISSGGGGGGGGSSGCCGGGSGGGSSGGKIIGGGGGGGSSGCCGGGSGGGSSGGKIIGGGGGGGSSGCCGGGSGGGYGIGGGYGGGSGGSGQKIIISSGGGGGGGGSSGCCGGGSGGGSSGGKIIIGGGGGGGSSGCCGGGSSGGSSGVKIIGGGGGGGSSGCCGGGSSGGSSGVKIIGGGGGGGSSGCCGGGSSGGSSGVKIIGGGGGGGSSGCCGGGSSGGSSGVKIIGGGGGGGSSGCCGGGSGGGSSGGKIIIGGGGGGGSSGCCGGGSGGSSSGQTIIISSGGGGGGSSQSSQQKRPIAIPSISHQSKQSCCFPSGQK; from the coding sequence ATGTGCTCCAGGCAAAGCTGCCACGGGATGTCCGGCGggtgccacagctgctgctgctgccacgggggcagctcctccagctaCCAGTCCCAGGGCTCCTCCTGCTGCGGGGGCtcaggagggggaggaggtggatCCTGCTGCGGAGGAGGATCCGGCGGTGGCAGCCAGAAGATCATCATCAGCTCTGGcggtggaggaggagggggaggatcCTCTGGATGCTGTGGGGGAGGATCCGGTGGGGGATCCTCAGGAGGGAAGATCAttggaggtggaggtggtggAGGGTCCTCTGGATGCTGCGGGGGAGGATCCGGTGGGGGATCCTCAGGAGGGAAGATCAttggaggtggaggtggtggAGGATCCTCTGGATGCTGCGGGGGAGGATCCGGTGGTGGCTACGGGATAGGAGGAGGATACggggggggcagtgggggtTCAGGCCAGAAGATCATTATCAGCTCtgggggtggaggaggaggaggaggctccTCTGGATGCTGCGGTGGAGGATCAGGTGGTGGATCCTCAGGAGGGAAGATCATCATcggaggtggaggtggaggaggcTCCTCTGGATGCTGCGGTGGGGGATCCAGTGGTGGATCCTCAGGAGTGAAGATCAttggaggtggaggtggtggAGGATCCTCTGGATGCTGCGGAGGAGGATCCAGTGGTGGATCCTCAGGAGTGAAGATCattggaggtggaggtggaggaggcTCCTCTGGATGCTGCGGTGGGGGATCCAGTGGTGGATCCTCAGGAGTGAAGATCAttggaggtggaggtggtggAGGATCCTCTGGATGCTGCGGAGGAGGATCCAGTGGTGGATCCTCAGGAGTGAAGATCAttggaggtggaggtggtggAGGATCCTCTGGATGCTGTGGGGGAGGATCAGGTGGTGGATCCTCAGGAGGGAAGATCATCAttggaggtggaggtggtggAGGATCCTCTGGATGCTGTGGGGGAGGATCTGGTGGCAGCTCCTCGGGCCAGACCATCATCATCAGCTCTGGAGGTGGCGGCGGAGGCTCCTCCCAGTCCTCCCAGCAGAAGCGCCCCATCGCCATCCCCAGCATATCCCACCAGtccaagcagagctgctgcttcccctccGGCCAGAAGTGa